One Kribbella sp. NBC_00662 genomic region harbors:
- a CDS encoding UvrD-helicase domain-containing protein: MTVTHEVLLTLSEEQKAAVTQPWDSRTLITAGAGAGKTTTLTYRLEHLTSVEELEASEILVLSFSRAAVRELRDRVDRLATTARRVRAYTFDSWALALLMQQDPHRDDLSNLSFDKRIEMATEMVEAGLIEETEVGPPAHVVIDEVQDLVGVRRELVEALLDRFADECGFTVVGDAAQAIYGFQVADAVERASETNRFFDWLRSSFGGDLVEVQLTDNFRAQTPEARRALPYGARLQGLPVDQTEAAAIATVIQNELRSLLESAIDFGAFDDSFVRDSLVAYDGTTAILCRDNGQALLLSEELDKNSIGHSIQRSARERLAPAWLADLLNATSAATITEDRFVDIMTTLALPDGLDPARAWRGLRRVAGVRGQLDMSGLHGAIAEGRLPDELTGQLLHRLTVSTIHRAKGLEFDRVLILPPPPLADGEGEDDPPAEARLLYVALTRARYDVYRLTRVRDWTVRKFPNSYPAMDRWYRGGRGKQGRWKRNGMEAAAKDVNHELPPGADEPVSDPAATQRYLAEHVHSGDAVELRRLHDLPMSDTETPQYGLFHDDRPIGSTSAHFRHDLWRLLKVSRGWKVDRWPIRITGLRVDALETVAGSAAIGSRAGLSDRGIWLVPRLCGLSRFDWHEDNDPEGGMAYDQLRA; the protein is encoded by the coding sequence ATGACGGTCACACACGAAGTCCTGCTGACTCTCAGCGAGGAGCAGAAGGCCGCCGTCACGCAGCCGTGGGATAGTCGGACACTGATCACCGCAGGTGCGGGGGCGGGCAAGACGACCACCCTCACCTATCGCCTCGAACATCTGACGAGCGTCGAGGAACTCGAGGCCTCTGAGATTCTGGTTCTCAGTTTCTCGCGGGCTGCGGTTCGAGAGCTCCGTGATCGAGTCGACCGTCTGGCGACCACAGCTCGACGAGTCCGGGCCTACACCTTCGACAGCTGGGCGCTTGCGTTGCTGATGCAACAAGATCCGCACCGCGACGATCTCTCGAATTTGAGCTTCGACAAACGGATCGAAATGGCAACGGAGATGGTGGAGGCGGGGTTAATCGAAGAGACCGAAGTCGGTCCGCCGGCCCATGTCGTCATCGACGAGGTCCAGGATCTGGTCGGCGTCCGCCGCGAGCTGGTGGAGGCTCTTCTCGATCGCTTCGCCGACGAGTGTGGGTTCACAGTCGTCGGCGACGCTGCCCAGGCAATCTACGGCTTCCAGGTCGCCGATGCCGTCGAGCGAGCCAGTGAGACGAACAGATTCTTCGATTGGCTCCGCTCATCCTTCGGAGGCGATCTGGTCGAGGTGCAGCTCACCGATAACTTCCGGGCCCAGACGCCCGAGGCTCGCCGGGCATTGCCCTACGGAGCTCGACTTCAAGGGCTTCCTGTCGATCAGACGGAGGCGGCGGCGATCGCGACGGTCATCCAGAACGAGCTGCGGTCGCTGCTGGAGAGTGCGATCGACTTCGGGGCGTTTGACGACAGCTTCGTTCGAGACTCGCTCGTTGCCTACGACGGCACGACCGCGATTCTGTGCAGGGACAACGGTCAGGCGCTACTGCTGTCCGAGGAGCTGGACAAGAACAGTATCGGTCACAGCATTCAGCGATCAGCACGCGAACGACTCGCGCCCGCATGGCTGGCAGACCTCCTGAACGCCACGTCGGCTGCGACAATCACCGAGGATCGTTTCGTCGACATCATGACGACGCTCGCGCTGCCCGACGGACTTGATCCGGCCCGAGCATGGCGGGGTCTGCGGCGTGTGGCCGGTGTGCGGGGTCAGCTTGACATGTCAGGGTTGCACGGTGCCATCGCCGAAGGCAGGCTTCCGGATGAGCTGACGGGCCAGCTCCTCCACAGGCTCACCGTGTCAACGATTCACAGGGCCAAGGGACTGGAGTTCGATCGCGTCCTGATCCTTCCCCCACCTCCGCTAGCCGACGGAGAAGGCGAAGACGACCCGCCGGCCGAAGCCCGGCTCCTGTATGTCGCGCTGACACGTGCTCGTTACGACGTATACCGACTCACGCGGGTGCGTGATTGGACGGTCCGCAAGTTCCCTAACAGCTATCCAGCTATGGATCGGTGGTATCGGGGTGGCCGCGGGAAGCAGGGACGGTGGAAGAGGAATGGGATGGAGGCCGCAGCGAAAGACGTGAATCATGAGTTGCCTCCGGGAGCGGACGAACCGGTCTCCGATCCGGCAGCCACTCAGCGCTACCTCGCCGAACACGTTCATAGTGGCGACGCGGTGGAGCTACGCCGCCTGCACGACCTGCCGATGTCAGACACGGAGACCCCACAATACGGACTGTTTCACGACGATCGGCCAATCGGATCCACCTCGGCGCACTTCCGACACGATCTGTGGCGTCTGCTGAAGGTGAGCCGTGGCTGGAAAGTCGACCGATGGCCGATTCGTATCACGGGTCTCAGGGTTGATGCCCTGGAGACCGTGGCGGGATCTGCTGCCATCGGCAGCCGTGCGGGGTTGAGCGACCGTGGTATCTGGTTGGTTCCGCGCCTGTGCGGGTTGAGCAGATTCGACTGGCACGAAGACAACGATCCGGAAGGCGGCATGGCGTATGACCAGCTCCGAGCATGA
- a CDS encoding helicase-related protein, with the protein MTSSEHDEHYELRAGLRAALRADLLGPLNGTQEILSNDAPVTAYPIGVLFPQAGGKDRHRAVDDLLDDMHPDIVRQDDQEQGIADLGITLANRRKPSTMGLTLAVDLQVADTLFVEVTAATYQPRDEAGRRIEPRRSEARTTEQQKERWHRIPVGSGQISVDLQANGMSEPQAVCEGLQLRTLVRPPALDGTKTVTITLVNIHETSEYDLQDAYCFFQPELTICGPPGTRPFVERQAALGAVDDEQALSRLLHRHAPYFASGHGCSVAWEWMPAAIRTPLLPRAAVSRLRTEFIPTHEVLLTDSNPEIDDAALAMLSLAQAPQEVVVSSLERLLAGYEQWIADRTEDASELVDEELVEAAARQLATCRNAHARMRRGVALLDDRKQPEIFAAFALANEAMAQQRAQASWIKAGREGTPDPRGGRWRPFQIAFMLLCLEGIVDAEHEDRELADLLWFPTGGGKTEAYLGLIAFTTFLRRLRNGEAGEGVTVLMRYTLRLLTLQQFERATALICAMETMRRRPAAGLGSAPISIGMWVGSSATPNKLSRAEEQLAALRAYPHKSLQRENPVQLHQCPWCGTSLDSTDYQVDRPATRMYLRCPDSHCDFHLDDGLPVHLVDEAIYAAHPTLVIATVDKFASMPWRPETRALFNRDLQGIKQPELIVQDELHLISGPLGTLTGLYETAVDVLANGPKVVASTATIRRASDQVRALFDRRVAQFPPAGLDSRDSWFAVEAPRTEKASRRYVGLLTPSTSQATLLIRTYAALLHAADEGDVPDEIRDAYWTLVGYFNSLRLLSAAELQVRDDVQDRLEMLASQGRGRLRKPTTIIELSSRATSSDIPRYLKELDRSKPDKEVVDVLLATNMISVGVDIDRLGLMAVMGQPQTTAEYIQATSRVGRRHPGLIAVMLNSARSRDRSHYESFPAFHSALYRDVESTSVTPFSARARDRGLHAVIVALTRLMIPAAASDAAAADIDDFVHQINSTVRPRLLERVASVDHPESAQTAEEFDNFIELWQEAALSNPTLRYEAKRGSSTPALLDGFDAAEQAENFTAWPTLWSLRDVDAESTLFLEHNRQER; encoded by the coding sequence ATGACCAGCTCCGAGCATGACGAGCACTACGAGCTGCGTGCCGGACTTCGCGCCGCGCTGCGAGCCGACCTACTCGGCCCCCTGAACGGGACACAAGAGATCCTGTCGAACGACGCACCCGTCACTGCCTATCCGATCGGTGTCCTGTTTCCCCAGGCCGGCGGCAAAGATCGACACCGTGCCGTTGACGATCTTCTCGACGACATGCATCCGGATATCGTCCGGCAGGACGATCAGGAGCAGGGAATCGCGGACCTCGGCATCACACTCGCGAACCGGCGCAAGCCCTCGACCATGGGCCTGACGCTCGCCGTCGACCTACAGGTGGCTGACACCCTGTTCGTCGAGGTGACCGCCGCGACGTACCAACCACGAGACGAGGCCGGTCGACGGATCGAACCACGCCGTAGCGAAGCTCGGACCACAGAACAGCAGAAGGAGCGGTGGCATCGCATTCCGGTCGGATCCGGACAGATCAGCGTCGATCTTCAAGCCAACGGCATGAGCGAGCCTCAGGCGGTCTGCGAGGGTCTGCAGCTTCGGACCCTGGTGCGCCCACCCGCCCTCGACGGGACGAAGACCGTCACGATCACGCTCGTGAACATCCACGAGACAAGCGAGTACGACCTCCAGGATGCTTACTGCTTCTTCCAGCCGGAGCTGACGATCTGCGGCCCGCCGGGTACACGTCCCTTCGTCGAACGTCAGGCGGCACTTGGCGCCGTTGATGACGAGCAGGCCTTGAGCCGACTGCTCCATCGGCATGCGCCGTACTTCGCGAGCGGTCATGGTTGTTCGGTGGCCTGGGAATGGATGCCTGCTGCCATCCGTACACCATTGCTACCACGAGCCGCCGTCTCCCGGCTGCGAACCGAGTTCATTCCCACCCACGAGGTGCTCCTCACCGACTCCAATCCGGAGATCGATGATGCCGCCTTGGCAATGCTCAGTCTCGCCCAAGCGCCTCAAGAGGTAGTCGTTTCTTCCCTCGAGAGACTGCTCGCCGGCTACGAACAGTGGATCGCCGATCGCACCGAGGACGCTTCGGAACTCGTCGATGAGGAGCTCGTCGAAGCAGCTGCACGACAACTTGCGACGTGTCGGAATGCCCACGCTCGGATGAGACGGGGCGTGGCATTGCTTGATGACCGGAAGCAGCCGGAGATCTTCGCAGCGTTCGCACTGGCCAATGAGGCAATGGCCCAACAACGAGCCCAAGCCTCCTGGATCAAGGCAGGCAGAGAGGGCACGCCGGATCCGCGCGGCGGTCGCTGGCGCCCATTCCAGATCGCGTTCATGTTGCTCTGTCTGGAAGGCATCGTGGATGCGGAACACGAAGATCGCGAACTGGCAGATCTCCTGTGGTTTCCGACTGGAGGTGGCAAGACGGAGGCGTATCTCGGTCTGATCGCCTTCACTACCTTCCTGCGACGCCTGCGAAATGGCGAGGCGGGCGAGGGAGTCACCGTCCTTATGCGCTACACCTTGCGGCTGCTCACGCTCCAACAATTCGAACGGGCGACCGCACTGATCTGCGCCATGGAAACGATGCGGCGGCGTCCGGCCGCCGGGCTGGGATCAGCTCCGATCTCCATCGGGATGTGGGTCGGGTCCTCTGCCACACCGAACAAGCTCTCGAGGGCAGAGGAACAGCTCGCCGCTCTTCGAGCGTACCCACACAAGTCTCTGCAGCGTGAGAATCCTGTGCAGCTGCACCAATGCCCCTGGTGCGGTACATCGCTGGACAGTACGGACTATCAAGTCGACCGCCCGGCGACTCGGATGTATCTGCGCTGCCCCGACTCTCATTGCGACTTTCACCTCGACGACGGCTTGCCGGTCCACCTGGTAGACGAAGCAATCTATGCCGCCCACCCGACGCTGGTCATCGCCACCGTCGACAAATTCGCGTCGATGCCGTGGCGACCGGAGACGAGAGCCCTCTTCAATCGCGACCTGCAGGGAATCAAGCAGCCTGAGCTGATAGTCCAGGACGAGCTGCATCTCATTTCCGGTCCGTTGGGCACGTTGACAGGCTTGTACGAGACCGCTGTCGATGTCCTAGCCAACGGTCCGAAGGTGGTCGCCTCGACCGCCACCATCCGGCGTGCGTCGGATCAAGTCCGGGCACTGTTCGATCGCCGCGTGGCGCAGTTCCCGCCCGCGGGTCTCGACTCGCGTGACTCATGGTTTGCAGTCGAAGCTCCACGGACAGAGAAGGCCTCGCGCCGCTATGTAGGCCTCCTCACTCCCAGCACGAGCCAAGCCACGCTGCTGATCCGCACCTACGCGGCGTTGTTGCACGCTGCCGACGAGGGCGATGTGCCCGACGAGATCCGGGATGCCTATTGGACTCTGGTTGGCTACTTCAACAGCCTGCGGCTCCTGTCGGCCGCCGAACTGCAGGTGCGCGACGACGTCCAGGACCGCCTCGAGATGCTGGCGTCGCAGGGCCGGGGCAGATTGCGCAAGCCGACGACGATCATCGAGCTGAGCAGTCGCGCCACGTCGAGCGACATTCCTCGCTATCTCAAGGAGCTCGATCGATCGAAACCTGACAAGGAAGTCGTCGACGTACTACTCGCGACCAACATGATTTCGGTCGGTGTAGACATCGACAGGTTGGGCTTGATGGCTGTGATGGGGCAGCCTCAGACGACGGCGGAGTACATCCAGGCAACCAGCCGGGTCGGCCGTCGCCATCCGGGTTTGATCGCCGTCATGCTGAACTCGGCTCGCTCGCGGGACCGGTCGCATTACGAAAGCTTTCCCGCGTTCCATTCCGCGCTCTACCGGGATGTCGAGTCGACCAGCGTCACGCCGTTCTCCGCGCGCGCCCGCGACCGAGGTCTCCACGCGGTCATCGTCGCACTCACCCGGCTGATGATCCCCGCCGCGGCCAGTGACGCAGCTGCGGCAGACATCGACGACTTCGTACACCAGATCAATTCGACCGTGCGCCCGCGACTGCTGGAGCGGGTCGCCTCCGTCGACCATCCGGAGAGCGCGCAAACCGCCGAAGAATTCGACAACTTCATCGAGTTGTGGCAAGAAGCGGCACTCTCGAATCCGACTCTGAGGTACGAGGCCAAGCGCGGCAGCTCGACTCCCGCCTTACTCGACGGCTTCGACGCCGCAGAGCAGGCCGAGAATTTCACCGCGTGGCCCACGTTGTGGAGCCTCCGTGATGTCGACGCCGAGTCGACACTCTTTCTTGAGCACAATCGGCAGGAGCGCTGA
- the drmB gene encoding DrmB family protein — protein MPGSSSSRRRPGTLSRALPRKLGTVRRSQLITTYGVGAMIAIDNESFIVAGLDSWDLRDTTSISEPRLAHFLGVRSFRLPPTPDPDRGVDGVRVRRFPEIYSCPTCNALQLFARFNSLAGQARCPDCDTELVPSRFVLGCDNGHIEDFPYWKWIHRDSEHSGGRCGGDLSLRSQSDSASLRSVVISCSCGVPDVSMEGAFRTSELKKLRIRCEGKRPWLRDARVEPCDQQPRTMQRGSSSTWHPIMRSALSIPPWGEGIYAVIERHNLFGAPDDVIRWCYSNQLRPREKHDVEVEDLIRVVRDIEEQERSSTQGHPQQAAGFESLRKDEYKRLVREHRSESGAPTPFENEKPLGDPTPIQALGVDQSMLVKRLREVRVLASFSRGALPTEADSSQRHAALSLNAHLDWLPAMEVSGEGVFLRLNEEKLQSWEAAPTVIARSNRIRRNHLALLHSRATAGRKAKRVVPDSPVTPRFLLLHTLAHVLINEWSLDGGYPAAALRERLYADENMAGLLIYTATSDSAGSLGGVVAQGEIVSLASSLHAAIERAGWCSNDPLCMETEASGADSVNLAACHACVLLPETSCETNNSFLDRALLVSAPSEGVPGYFTPF, from the coding sequence ATGCCCGGTTCGTCATCATCCCGTCGCCGCCCCGGCACGCTCTCCCGCGCGCTGCCCCGCAAGCTGGGCACAGTAAGACGATCACAGCTGATCACAACCTACGGCGTCGGCGCGATGATCGCGATCGACAACGAGTCCTTCATCGTCGCGGGCCTCGACTCCTGGGACCTGCGGGATACAACCTCGATCTCGGAGCCGCGGCTGGCTCACTTTCTGGGTGTGAGATCCTTCCGGCTACCGCCGACACCCGACCCCGACCGCGGAGTCGACGGCGTGCGGGTCCGTCGTTTCCCGGAGATCTATTCCTGCCCGACCTGTAATGCTCTTCAACTCTTCGCCCGATTCAACTCTCTCGCGGGTCAGGCCAGGTGCCCGGACTGCGACACCGAACTCGTGCCTTCTCGGTTTGTCCTCGGCTGCGACAACGGGCACATCGAGGACTTTCCATACTGGAAGTGGATCCACCGCGACAGCGAGCATTCTGGGGGCAGGTGCGGTGGTGATCTATCGCTCCGAAGCCAGTCCGACAGTGCCTCGCTTCGATCGGTGGTGATCAGCTGCAGCTGCGGTGTCCCCGATGTCTCGATGGAAGGTGCCTTTCGGACTTCCGAGCTCAAGAAACTGCGCATAAGGTGCGAGGGAAAGCGCCCTTGGCTACGCGACGCCAGAGTCGAACCCTGTGATCAACAACCGCGAACGATGCAGCGTGGTTCGTCCTCCACCTGGCACCCGATCATGCGCAGTGCGCTGTCGATCCCTCCGTGGGGCGAGGGCATTTATGCCGTGATCGAAAGGCACAATCTGTTTGGAGCTCCAGATGACGTAATCCGCTGGTGCTACTCGAATCAGCTTCGTCCTCGAGAGAAACACGACGTCGAGGTCGAGGATCTGATTCGCGTGGTTCGCGACATCGAAGAGCAAGAACGGTCATCCACACAGGGACACCCTCAACAGGCGGCGGGTTTCGAGTCACTGCGGAAGGACGAGTACAAGCGTCTGGTGCGCGAGCATCGCTCGGAATCGGGTGCGCCAACGCCGTTCGAGAACGAGAAGCCCCTGGGAGACCCTACGCCGATCCAGGCGTTGGGCGTCGACCAGAGCATGCTGGTGAAGCGATTGCGCGAGGTTCGGGTTCTCGCGTCCTTCTCGCGAGGAGCACTCCCGACGGAAGCCGACTCGTCACAGCGTCACGCAGCGCTGTCCTTGAATGCGCACCTCGACTGGCTACCGGCGATGGAGGTCAGCGGCGAAGGTGTCTTTCTTCGTCTGAACGAGGAGAAACTGCAGTCCTGGGAAGCGGCACCGACCGTCATCGCTCGTAGTAACCGGATTCGGCGCAACCATCTCGCCCTGCTGCACAGTCGGGCGACCGCAGGCCGGAAGGCGAAGAGGGTGGTGCCGGACTCGCCTGTCACGCCTCGGTTCCTACTGCTCCACACACTGGCCCATGTTCTGATCAACGAGTGGAGTCTCGACGGGGGATACCCGGCGGCGGCACTTCGGGAGCGCCTGTACGCCGATGAGAACATGGCTGGCCTACTCATCTACACGGCCACGAGCGATTCCGCCGGAAGTCTGGGGGGTGTAGTGGCGCAGGGTGAGATAGTCAGCCTGGCATCCTCGCTGCACGCTGCAATCGAGCGAGCCGGTTGGTGCTCCAACGACCCACTGTGCATGGAAACCGAAGCAAGCGGCGCCGACAGCGTCAACCTCGCGGCCTGCCATGCCTGTGTTCTGCTGCCAGAAACGAGCTGCGAGACAAACAACAGCTTCTTGGACCGCGCTCTTCTCGTATCTGCTCCATCCGAGGGGGTACCGGGCTACTTCACACCGTTTTGA
- a CDS encoding very short patch repair endonuclease, with the protein MKGGSIKRLDTPAATSQRMSRQKSRNTRVEVELRKRLHGAGLRYRVHRRPVLGVRREADVVFTAARVAVFVDGCFWHGCPLHATWPKTNAEFWREKIDGNRRRDANTDARLAEAGWLVVRVWEHEGVDAAAARIERAVAERRPNQNGVK; encoded by the coding sequence GTGAAGGGTGGGTCGATCAAGCGACTCGACACGCCTGCGGCGACCAGTCAACGGATGAGTCGGCAGAAGTCTCGGAACACGAGAGTCGAGGTTGAGCTGCGGAAGCGCCTTCATGGCGCCGGCCTGCGTTATCGCGTCCACCGCCGTCCGGTCCTGGGCGTGCGACGGGAAGCCGATGTTGTCTTCACGGCTGCACGTGTTGCCGTCTTCGTCGACGGTTGCTTTTGGCACGGCTGCCCTTTGCATGCCACATGGCCGAAGACGAACGCGGAGTTTTGGCGGGAGAAGATCGACGGCAATCGCCGGCGAGATGCAAACACGGATGCTCGTCTGGCGGAAGCAGGATGGCTGGTGGTGCGGGTGTGGGAGCACGAAGGCGTCGACGCCGCCGCTGCGCGCATTGAACGCGCAGTTGCGGAACGACGTCCGAATCAAAACGGTGTGAAGTAG
- a CDS encoding UvrD-helicase domain-containing protein has translation MPRLAIEREFLRDFARLDRKLQDRVSDVFSKFDEATHAGIHLEKVGNARDDRLRSIRIDKFWRGVVLAPDSGDTYTLLKVLPHDDAYVWAQRRQVTVNAVTGRIEVRDVEAIDATLPELSRAAGGKDDRLFSHVGDGDLRRLGVDDQTREFAGVLTDIAQLEAARAFLPQHQWEVLYGLAAGLTPEEVWSELGAPPADEAIDPDDVDAALERTTERVVLVSGSAELLEVFRRPLDLWRIYLHPSQRKVATASYRGPARVTGGPGTGKTVVALHRAHHLAREGEGPVLVTTFTSTLAASLQVGLDLLVDDRTVRDRIVVQHVDQLAHQIVRRRLGQPKMLSHGEETLRWRRVRAALKLPLNETFLAEEWRQVVLAQQISDGQTYLTARRNGRGRALGNRQRTRVWEAIDAFQRGLVEAGLWTHETIQIEAAELLGEMTDKPFRHVVIDEAQDLSPGQWRLLRAAVAPAADDVFIAGDTHQRIYQHRISLKDVGMNIAGRSARLTVNYRTTAEILAWSFTMLNGQAIDDMNGGSETVAGYRCETHGNPPLLRSFANRAAEQKALVEQVREWMDAGVELHEIGVAARSNVSVDALTLELKRAGIEASALADAHTGAVGVAVATMHRMKGLEFRCMAVIGVTAQHVPPASAITPAEEDLATHMQDLQRERCLLFVACTRAREQLFVSWHGVPSEFLEGVR, from the coding sequence ATGCCGCGATTGGCGATCGAGAGGGAGTTTCTCCGAGACTTCGCGCGCCTGGACCGGAAGCTCCAAGACCGTGTCTCCGATGTCTTCTCGAAGTTCGACGAAGCTACGCATGCTGGGATCCACCTTGAGAAGGTCGGCAACGCGCGAGATGACAGACTGAGATCGATCCGGATCGACAAATTTTGGCGCGGTGTCGTCCTTGCCCCCGATTCAGGCGACACATACACCTTGCTGAAAGTTCTCCCGCACGATGACGCCTATGTGTGGGCGCAGCGCCGCCAGGTGACTGTCAACGCCGTGACCGGACGAATCGAAGTGAGGGACGTCGAGGCCATCGACGCGACCTTACCCGAGTTGAGTCGGGCGGCCGGCGGGAAGGACGACCGCCTCTTCTCCCACGTTGGTGACGGGGATCTACGTCGTTTGGGTGTCGATGATCAGACTCGTGAGTTCGCCGGTGTCCTGACCGACATCGCCCAACTCGAGGCCGCCAGGGCGTTTCTTCCGCAGCATCAGTGGGAGGTGCTCTACGGACTCGCTGCAGGGCTGACACCCGAAGAGGTCTGGAGTGAGCTCGGCGCGCCGCCGGCCGATGAGGCGATCGACCCCGATGATGTCGATGCAGCGCTCGAGCGTACAACCGAGCGTGTCGTCCTGGTCTCCGGTTCGGCAGAGTTGCTCGAGGTGTTTCGTCGTCCGCTGGACCTCTGGCGGATTTACCTCCATCCGTCCCAGCGCAAGGTTGCGACGGCGTCGTACCGCGGTCCGGCTCGGGTCACGGGAGGTCCGGGTACCGGCAAGACAGTGGTAGCCCTGCATCGTGCGCATCACCTGGCGCGTGAGGGCGAGGGACCCGTTCTCGTCACCACCTTCACTTCGACACTCGCCGCGTCGCTCCAGGTGGGACTCGACCTGCTCGTTGACGATCGCACAGTGCGAGACCGCATCGTCGTACAGCATGTCGACCAGCTGGCACACCAGATCGTCCGTCGGCGCCTCGGACAGCCGAAGATGCTCTCCCATGGAGAGGAGACTCTGCGGTGGCGCCGGGTGAGGGCAGCACTGAAGCTGCCGCTCAATGAGACCTTCCTGGCCGAGGAGTGGCGACAAGTTGTCCTGGCCCAGCAGATCTCGGATGGACAGACGTATCTGACGGCCAGACGCAATGGCCGCGGCCGCGCGTTGGGTAATCGTCAACGTACGCGGGTCTGGGAAGCGATCGACGCGTTTCAGCGAGGACTGGTCGAGGCCGGGTTGTGGACCCACGAGACGATTCAGATCGAAGCCGCCGAGCTGTTGGGGGAGATGACCGACAAGCCGTTCCGACACGTCGTCATCGATGAAGCGCAGGATCTGAGCCCGGGTCAATGGCGGCTCCTTCGCGCGGCGGTGGCACCTGCAGCGGACGATGTCTTCATCGCCGGTGACACGCATCAAAGGATCTATCAGCACCGCATCAGCCTGAAGGATGTTGGGATGAACATCGCGGGGCGGTCCGCTCGGCTGACCGTCAACTATCGCACGACGGCGGAAATCCTCGCCTGGAGCTTCACGATGCTGAACGGCCAGGCGATAGACGATATGAACGGTGGCTCGGAGACTGTCGCCGGGTATCGTTGCGAGACACATGGGAATCCGCCGCTGCTCAGGTCGTTCGCCAATCGCGCCGCCGAACAGAAAGCATTGGTCGAGCAGGTTCGCGAGTGGATGGACGCGGGGGTCGAACTACACGAGATCGGCGTCGCAGCTCGATCGAACGTTTCTGTAGATGCGCTGACTCTGGAATTGAAGAGGGCGGGAATCGAAGCGTCTGCGCTGGCCGACGCCCACACGGGAGCAGTCGGCGTGGCTGTCGCCACGATGCACCGGATGAAGGGTCTCGAGTTCCGCTGCATGGCTGTGATCGGTGTGACGGCTCAACATGTCCCCCCAGCGAGCGCGATCACTCCGGCGGAAGAGGATCTGGCAACGCATATGCAGGATCTTCAACGCGAGCGTTGCTTACTGTTCGTGGCTTGCACGCGAGCTCGGGAACAGCTGTTCGTCTCCTGGCACGGTGTACCCAGCGAGTTCCTGGAGGGAGTTCGGTGA
- a CDS encoding GntR family transcriptional regulator: MTEPAVERVKKRIREGIVRGKYPSGSRLPSERQFALETGLSRMTVRAGFQAASDDGLIAPSPQRGWYVRDLVLREPPSRLQSFTEMAHELGFRPTSEILDHRERPATLDEAHRLHLAPTAPVTAIRRLRGMDGRPVTVEDLVIPVAVAPWLSGTDLTDASLYELFSTHGIEFAYSRYTVQAQNATETLATLLNLAPAAAILVATEIAYTQDTTPLLSGTNHYRGDAYQFTADLTR; encoded by the coding sequence GTGACAGAGCCTGCCGTTGAGCGCGTCAAGAAGCGGATCCGCGAGGGGATCGTCCGCGGGAAGTACCCGAGCGGCAGCCGCCTGCCGAGCGAACGTCAGTTCGCCCTGGAGACCGGGCTCAGCCGGATGACCGTCCGCGCCGGCTTCCAGGCCGCCTCCGACGACGGCCTCATCGCCCCGTCACCGCAACGCGGCTGGTATGTCCGCGACCTGGTATTGCGCGAACCCCCGAGCCGGCTGCAGTCCTTCACCGAGATGGCCCACGAACTCGGCTTCCGCCCCACCTCGGAAATCCTCGACCACCGAGAACGCCCCGCCACCCTCGACGAGGCCCACCGCCTCCACCTCGCCCCCACCGCCCCCGTCACCGCCATCCGCCGCCTCCGCGGCATGGACGGCCGCCCCGTCACCGTCGAAGACCTGGTCATCCCCGTCGCCGTCGCGCCCTGGCTATCGGGCACCGACCTGACCGACGCCTCCCTCTACGAACTCTTCTCCACCCACGGCATCGAATTCGCCTACTCCCGCTACACAGTCCAAGCCCAGAACGCCACCGAAACCCTCGCCACCCTCCTCAACCTCGCTCCCGCCGCAGCCATCCTCGTAGCCACCGAAATCGCCTATACCCAAGACACCACCCCCCTCCTCTCCGGCACCAACCACTACAGAGGCGACGCCTACCAATTCACCGCCGACCTCACGCGATAA